In a genomic window of Amycolatopsis japonica:
- a CDS encoding glycoside hydrolase family 28 protein: protein MDGRFSRRWLIKGGLVVAASPLLAPTASAAPALPWPAAEDIVARTKRPVFPDRTFSVLGFGAKGDGKTDNTAAIRKAIETANARGGGRVVVPKGTFVTGAVYLKSNVDLHLAAGAVLAFGSDASKFPNVLTRYEGIECVNRSPMIYAYRESNIALTGKGTLDAAGTASWNKGKDREYLESLVAKGIPPERRIVPGSGHAMRSTFVEPYSCDTVLIEGITLKNPMFWQLHPTLCRNVTIDGVRTDASTAHSNTDACDPESCDHVVIVNSHLGAHDDNIALKSGRDADGRRIGVPCQNIVVANCVMDGNWGAITCGSEQTGGIRNVYAHKLTVTGETKYGLYVKSNTLRGGFTENVNLDSVSGTFVRSVVYVLPDYNGQTGAYVPRFGPFTLSRSSSTKCGLAAFNVRGLPNSHVRGLRVGDCRFDGVANTENTLKHVDDLRFENTTINGEPV, encoded by the coding sequence ATGGACGGCAGATTCTCCCGGCGTTGGCTGATCAAGGGCGGTCTCGTGGTGGCCGCGAGCCCACTGCTCGCGCCCACGGCCTCGGCGGCCCCGGCCCTTCCCTGGCCCGCGGCCGAAGACATCGTCGCGCGGACGAAACGGCCGGTCTTCCCGGACCGGACGTTCTCGGTGCTCGGCTTCGGCGCCAAGGGTGACGGGAAGACCGACAACACCGCAGCGATCAGGAAGGCGATCGAGACGGCCAACGCGCGCGGCGGCGGACGCGTCGTCGTGCCGAAGGGCACCTTCGTCACCGGTGCGGTGTACCTCAAGAGCAACGTCGACCTGCATCTCGCGGCGGGCGCCGTGCTCGCTTTCGGTTCCGACGCCTCGAAGTTCCCGAACGTGCTCACCCGCTACGAGGGCATCGAGTGCGTGAACCGGTCGCCGATGATCTACGCGTACCGGGAATCCAACATCGCGCTGACCGGGAAGGGCACCCTCGACGCGGCGGGCACGGCGTCCTGGAACAAGGGCAAGGATCGCGAGTACCTGGAATCGTTGGTGGCCAAGGGAATTCCGCCCGAGCGGCGGATCGTCCCCGGCTCCGGGCACGCCATGCGCTCCACGTTCGTCGAACCGTATTCGTGCGACACCGTGCTCATCGAAGGGATCACGCTGAAGAACCCGATGTTCTGGCAGCTGCATCCCACGCTCTGCCGGAACGTCACGATCGACGGCGTCCGCACGGACGCGAGCACCGCGCATTCCAACACCGACGCCTGCGATCCGGAGTCCTGCGACCACGTCGTGATCGTGAACTCCCACCTCGGCGCGCACGACGACAACATCGCGCTCAAATCGGGCCGGGACGCCGACGGCCGCAGGATCGGCGTGCCGTGCCAGAACATCGTCGTCGCGAACTGCGTGATGGACGGCAACTGGGGCGCGATCACCTGCGGCAGCGAACAGACCGGCGGCATCCGGAACGTCTACGCGCACAAGCTCACCGTCACCGGCGAGACGAAGTACGGGCTGTACGTCAAGTCGAACACGTTGCGCGGCGGATTCACCGAGAACGTCAACCTTGACAGCGTCTCCGGCACGTTCGTCCGCTCGGTCGTGTACGTGCTGCCGGACTACAACGGACAGACGGGCGCGTACGTCCCCCGGTTCGGACCGTTCACCCTCAGTCGTTCCAGCAGCACGAAATGCGGGCTGGCGGCGTTCAATGTCCGAGGGTTGCCCAACTCACACGTTCGGGGGCTGCGGGTGGGCGATTGCCGCTTCGACGGCGTCGCGAACACGGAGAACACCCTGAAACACGTCGACGACCTGCGGTTCGAGAACACGACGATCAACGGGGAACCGGTCTGA
- a CDS encoding prevent-host-death protein, with amino-acid sequence MSALHYDSYTEARAHLKDLLDAAEKGRVATVRRDSVQAAVVDVERLRYFLASLLPASAQVVAEDGGWSVFIPGLPVAADGATFDEALIEMVDALREYAEDWQSRLLDAPNHRDNWGLVQLISLSDDDQLRDWLAGTAR; translated from the coding sequence GTGTCCGCTCTGCACTACGACAGCTACACCGAAGCTCGCGCGCACCTGAAGGATCTGTTGGATGCCGCGGAAAAAGGCCGTGTCGCCACGGTTCGGCGTGACTCGGTCCAGGCTGCCGTCGTGGACGTCGAGCGTCTGCGCTACTTCCTCGCGTCGCTTCTGCCCGCGTCCGCCCAGGTCGTAGCCGAGGATGGCGGCTGGTCCGTGTTCATCCCGGGCTTGCCGGTTGCGGCGGACGGCGCCACTTTCGACGAGGCGCTGATCGAGATGGTCGACGCTTTGCGGGAGTACGCGGAAGACTGGCAGTCGCGGCTGCTGGACGCTCCGAACCACCGTGACAACTGGGGTCTGGTCCAGTTGATCAGCCTGAGCGACGACGATCAGCTTCGTGATTGGCTGGCAGGTACCGCGCGGTGA
- the trhA gene encoding PAQR family membrane homeostasis protein TrhA yields MDTRPRLRGHIHFWSFFGAVAGAATLISLAASTVSGIAALSTSVYGLTVLGVFGVSALYHRRLWSPRAYEWMKRADHSMIFLFIAGTYTPFTLLAMSQPTGYIVLAIVWGGAIGGVTLKMLWPNAPRWLGVPIYIALGWVAVFVLPELATHAGVAALVLLCVGGLFYTLGAVFYAVKWPNHFPDTFGYHEYFHACTVLAAVSHYIAIWLAMYA; encoded by the coding sequence GTGGACACGCGTCCTCGATTGCGTGGGCACATCCACTTCTGGTCCTTCTTCGGCGCCGTCGCCGGAGCCGCGACCCTCATCAGCCTCGCGGCGTCCACTGTGTCTGGTATCGCCGCTTTGTCCACTTCGGTCTACGGCCTGACCGTACTCGGCGTCTTCGGCGTCAGCGCGCTGTACCACCGTCGCTTGTGGAGCCCACGAGCATACGAATGGATGAAGCGCGCCGACCATTCGATGATCTTCCTGTTCATCGCCGGCACCTACACGCCGTTCACCCTTCTGGCCATGTCCCAGCCGACCGGGTACATCGTGCTCGCGATCGTGTGGGGCGGCGCGATCGGCGGCGTCACCCTGAAGATGCTGTGGCCGAACGCGCCACGCTGGCTGGGCGTGCCGATCTACATCGCACTGGGCTGGGTCGCCGTCTTCGTCCTGCCCGAACTGGCCACGCACGCCGGCGTCGCGGCGCTCGTGCTGCTCTGCGTCGGCGGGCTGTTCTACACGCTGGGCGCGGTGTTCTACGCGGTGAAGTGGCCGAACCACTTCCCGGACACCTTCGGGTACCACGAGTACTTCCACGCCTGCACGGTTCTGGCCGCGGTTTCGCACTACATCGCGATCTGGCTGGCGATGTACGCCTAA
- a CDS encoding isoprenyl transferase gives MSLRSFLSDVVYSAYGRRLIQQAKGRHPRHIAIMLDGNRRWAREAGFTDVADGHRAGAKKIADFLSWCNEADVEVVTMWLLSTDNLGRAAEELSPLLKIITDVTDELAAPHTPWRLRIVGALDLLPPEVAKALSAAAERTEGRSGMEVNVAVGYGGRQEIADAVRKLLLQHADEGTSIRELAKILDVDHISEHMYTSGQPDPDLIIRTSGEQRLSGFLLWQSAHSEFWFTEAYWPAFRRVDFLRAMRDYAWRHRRFGS, from the coding sequence GTGAGTCTTCGGTCCTTCTTGTCAGACGTCGTGTACAGCGCCTACGGCAGGCGCCTGATCCAGCAGGCCAAGGGGCGCCATCCACGCCACATCGCCATCATGCTGGACGGCAACCGCCGCTGGGCGCGCGAAGCGGGCTTCACGGACGTCGCCGACGGCCACCGGGCCGGCGCCAAGAAGATCGCCGATTTCCTGAGCTGGTGCAACGAGGCCGACGTCGAGGTCGTCACGATGTGGCTGCTTTCGACCGACAATCTCGGGCGCGCGGCCGAGGAGCTCAGTCCGCTGCTGAAGATCATCACCGACGTCACCGACGAACTCGCCGCGCCGCACACGCCCTGGCGGCTCCGCATCGTGGGAGCCCTCGACTTGCTGCCGCCAGAGGTCGCGAAGGCCCTCAGCGCGGCCGCGGAGCGCACCGAAGGGCGCTCCGGGATGGAGGTCAACGTCGCGGTCGGTTACGGAGGACGTCAGGAGATCGCCGACGCGGTCCGCAAACTCCTGCTCCAGCACGCCGACGAGGGCACCTCGATCCGCGAGCTCGCCAAGATCCTGGACGTCGACCATATTTCCGAACACATGTACACCTCAGGTCAGCCCGATCCGGATCTGATTATCCGCACCTCGGGTGAGCAGCGGCTTTCCGGATTCCTGCTCTGGCAATCGGCGCATTCGGAATTCTGGTTCACCGAAGCGTATTGGCCCGCATTCCGGCGCGTCGATTTTCTCCGCGCGATGCGCGATTACGCGTGGCGGCACCGGCGCTTCGGTTCCTGA
- a CDS encoding thioredoxin domain-containing protein: protein MSNRLKAATSPYLLQHADNPVDWWPWGEEALAEAKRRNVPILLSVGYAACHWCHVMAHESFEDEATATLMNANFVNIKVDREERPDIDSVYMAATQAMTGQGGWPMTCFLTPEGEPFHCGTYYPPSPRPGMPSFSQLLVAVAEAWGERPDELRSGARQIIAHLTEKSGPLPESVVDGAALDAAVATLRKEFDTGNGGFGGAPKFPPTMALNFLLRHHERTGADLAMVEHTAEAMALGGLNDQLAGGFARYSVDAGWEVPHFEKMLYDNGLLLRFYAQFHGVTGHEYARRAVEETAEFLLRDLGTTEGGFAASLDADTDGVEGLTYVWTPAQLAEVLGEEDGAWAAELFQVTERGNFEHGASTLRLREPHPEDETRYERVRRALLAARNERPQPARDDKVIAAWNGLAIGALAKAGSRLDRPQWIEAAARAAAFLMDTHFVAGRLRRTSRDGVVGTTAGVLEDYACLAEGLLELHQSTGEPRWLADAITLLDLALTHFGVPDSTGAYYDTADDAEVLVQRPSDPTDNASPSGASALANALLTASVLAGHDRVGRYREAAEQALARAGRLAAHAPRFAGHWLTVAEAAAAGPVQVAVVGPDAASRADLLAAAVASLPDGAVVVSGTPDAEGVPLLADRPLVDGTAAAYVCRGYVCERPVTTAEELRSQLTSPTT from the coding sequence ATGTCGAACCGCCTGAAGGCCGCGACCAGTCCGTACCTGCTGCAGCACGCCGACAACCCGGTGGACTGGTGGCCATGGGGCGAGGAGGCGCTGGCCGAGGCGAAACGGCGGAACGTGCCGATCCTGCTTTCGGTCGGCTACGCGGCCTGCCACTGGTGCCATGTCATGGCGCACGAGTCCTTCGAGGACGAAGCCACCGCGACGCTGATGAACGCGAACTTCGTCAACATCAAGGTGGACCGCGAGGAGCGCCCGGACATCGACTCGGTGTACATGGCGGCCACGCAGGCGATGACCGGTCAGGGCGGCTGGCCGATGACGTGCTTCCTGACGCCGGAAGGGGAGCCGTTCCATTGCGGCACCTACTATCCGCCGTCGCCGCGGCCCGGGATGCCGTCGTTCTCGCAGCTGCTCGTCGCGGTCGCCGAGGCCTGGGGCGAGCGGCCGGACGAGCTGCGTTCCGGCGCCCGGCAGATCATCGCCCACCTCACGGAGAAGAGCGGGCCGCTGCCCGAGTCCGTTGTGGACGGTGCGGCGCTGGACGCCGCGGTCGCCACGCTGCGCAAGGAGTTCGACACCGGGAACGGCGGATTCGGGGGAGCGCCGAAGTTCCCGCCGACCATGGCGTTGAACTTCCTGCTCCGTCACCACGAGCGCACCGGTGCCGACCTCGCCATGGTCGAGCACACCGCCGAGGCGATGGCGCTGGGCGGCCTGAACGACCAGCTCGCGGGTGGGTTCGCGCGGTACTCGGTCGACGCGGGCTGGGAAGTGCCGCATTTCGAGAAGATGCTGTACGACAACGGTTTGCTCCTGCGGTTCTACGCGCAGTTCCACGGCGTGACCGGGCACGAGTACGCACGGCGGGCGGTCGAAGAGACGGCGGAGTTCTTGCTGCGCGACCTCGGGACGACCGAGGGCGGTTTCGCCGCGTCGCTCGACGCGGACACCGATGGCGTCGAAGGGCTCACCTACGTCTGGACGCCCGCGCAGCTCGCCGAAGTGCTCGGCGAGGAGGACGGTGCTTGGGCGGCCGAGCTGTTCCAGGTGACCGAGCGGGGCAATTTCGAGCATGGCGCCTCGACGCTGCGGCTGCGCGAACCGCATCCAGAGGACGAAACGCGTTATGAGCGAGTCCGCCGCGCGTTGCTGGCCGCGCGGAACGAGCGCCCCCAGCCCGCCCGCGACGACAAGGTGATCGCCGCCTGGAACGGGCTGGCGATCGGCGCGCTCGCCAAAGCGGGCTCGCGGCTCGATCGTCCACAGTGGATCGAAGCGGCGGCTCGCGCGGCGGCATTCCTGATGGACACCCATTTCGTGGCCGGACGCCTGCGCCGGACCTCCCGCGACGGCGTCGTCGGCACGACGGCGGGGGTGCTGGAGGACTACGCGTGCCTCGCCGAAGGACTGCTCGAACTCCACCAGTCGACGGGCGAGCCGCGGTGGCTCGCCGACGCCATCACCTTGCTGGACCTCGCGTTGACCCATTTCGGCGTCCCCGACTCGACGGGTGCCTATTACGACACCGCCGACGACGCGGAAGTCCTGGTGCAGCGGCCTTCCGACCCGACCGACAACGCGAGCCCGTCGGGAGCCTCGGCCTTGGCGAACGCCTTGCTGACCGCGTCCGTGCTGGCCGGGCACGACCGGGTGGGCCGCTATCGCGAGGCGGCCGAGCAGGCGCTCGCCCGGGCGGGACGGCTCGCCGCCCACGCGCCGCGGTTCGCCGGGCACTGGCTCACCGTGGCCGAAGCGGCCGCCGCCGGACCGGTGCAGGTCGCCGTCGTCGGCCCGGATGCCGCTTCACGCGCGGATCTGCTGGCCGCGGCCGTCGCGTCGTTGCCGGACGGAGCCGTCGTCGTGAGCGGGACCCCGGATGCCGAAGGGGTGCCGCTGCTGGCCGATCGGCCGCTGGTCGACGGCACCGCCGCCGCGTACGTGTGCCGCGGGTACGTGTGCGAGCGGCCCGTCACCACCGCCGAGGAACTGCGGTCTCAGCTCACCAGTCCCACGACATAG
- a CDS encoding pyridoxamine 5'-phosphate oxidase family protein, whose translation MAKNAPPRRLDDAALSDFLAGHTFGALATVKRDGRPHLSTVVYTWDPETREVRISTTEDRLKVKQLRNNPTASLYVSSADHWSFAVVEGKAELSEVTRTPGDTAGLEYLAAQRQKPDDEAEFLETIAAERRLYITLKTDKLYGTALDIA comes from the coding sequence ATGGCCAAGAACGCACCGCCCCGCCGCCTCGACGACGCGGCCCTCAGCGACTTCCTCGCCGGACACACCTTCGGCGCCCTCGCGACCGTCAAGCGTGATGGCCGCCCGCATCTCTCCACCGTCGTCTACACGTGGGACCCGGAGACGCGCGAGGTCCGGATCAGCACGACCGAAGACCGCCTGAAGGTCAAGCAGCTCCGCAACAACCCGACCGCCTCCCTGTACGTCTCCAGCGCCGATCACTGGAGTTTCGCCGTCGTGGAAGGGAAAGCGGAACTCTCCGAAGTCACCCGGACACCCGGCGACACGGCAGGCCTCGAATACCTGGCGGCGCAGCGGCAGAAGCCCGACGACGAGGCGGAGTTCCTCGAGACCATCGCGGCCGAGCGAAGGCTCTACATCACCCTCAAAACCGACAAACTCTATGGAACGGCCCTCGACATCGCTTAA
- a CDS encoding acyl-CoA dehydrogenase family protein: MDTPGLPAKIDPDVLTTVLDGRWAELRRAVRAQMAAEVFEDPVDVDTETHRVQVLEWLRLLARTDRPGLGFDPAYGGGGDVGGALTSFEMLGFGDLSLMVKAGVQWGLFGGAVQLLGTERHHERYLRDIKDLDLLGCFAMTEHGHGSDVQHLRTTATYDPATREFVVHTPDRGAMKEYIGNAARDGELAVVFAQLITGGESRGVHAFLVPIRGEKARGVEIEDCGRKAGLNGVDNGRLTFDQVRIPREALLDRFGDVAEDGTYTSPIESDGRRFFTMLGTLIRGRGRVSVAGSAGSATKRALALAIRYGEQRRQFARPDGEEVVILDYRAHQRKLLPALATSYALHFAQEGLVSKLHDIAEDAPEEEQRELESRAAGIKAVSTWHATATIQAAREACGGSGYLSENLLAGLKADTDVFTTFEGDNTVLLQLVAKGLLTSYKDHFQDLSPLATARFVAEQLVEAVIERTSARKVVERLTEADDGDVLYSREWHLKLFEDREEHVLGGVAQRLRKAGSDPFGVFNDAQDHVLRAGRAHVDRVVLEAFVDAIERCADAEARELLERVCDLYALANIEADRGWFLEHGRLTSGRSKAVTAAVNALCADLRPHARTLVDAFAIPEPYLAAPMLRD, translated from the coding sequence GTGGACACACCAGGACTTCCCGCGAAGATCGACCCGGACGTGCTGACCACCGTCCTCGATGGACGGTGGGCCGAGCTCCGCCGCGCGGTGCGCGCGCAGATGGCCGCGGAGGTCTTCGAAGACCCTGTCGACGTCGACACCGAAACGCATCGCGTCCAGGTGCTCGAATGGCTGCGGCTGCTCGCCCGCACCGACCGGCCGGGGCTCGGCTTCGACCCGGCGTACGGCGGTGGCGGAGATGTCGGCGGCGCGTTGACGTCGTTCGAGATGCTGGGCTTCGGCGATCTCTCGCTGATGGTGAAGGCCGGTGTCCAATGGGGTCTGTTCGGCGGCGCCGTGCAGCTGCTCGGCACCGAACGCCACCACGAGCGGTATCTGCGCGACATCAAGGATCTGGACTTGCTGGGCTGTTTCGCGATGACCGAGCACGGGCACGGCTCGGACGTCCAGCATCTGCGCACCACCGCGACCTACGACCCGGCGACGCGCGAGTTCGTCGTGCACACGCCGGACCGCGGCGCGATGAAGGAGTACATCGGCAACGCCGCCCGCGACGGCGAACTCGCCGTGGTGTTCGCGCAGCTGATCACCGGTGGCGAGTCACGCGGGGTGCACGCGTTCCTGGTGCCGATCCGCGGCGAGAAGGCGCGCGGCGTCGAGATCGAGGACTGCGGCCGCAAGGCGGGCCTCAACGGCGTCGACAACGGACGGCTCACGTTCGACCAAGTGCGGATTCCGCGCGAGGCGCTGCTCGACCGCTTCGGTGACGTCGCCGAGGACGGGACGTACACGAGCCCGATCGAAAGCGACGGCCGCCGGTTCTTCACGATGCTCGGCACGCTCATCCGCGGCCGCGGCCGCGTCAGCGTCGCGGGCAGCGCCGGCAGCGCGACGAAACGCGCGCTGGCGCTGGCCATCCGCTACGGCGAGCAGCGGCGGCAGTTCGCGCGGCCCGACGGCGAGGAGGTCGTGATCCTCGACTACCGCGCCCACCAGCGGAAACTGCTGCCCGCGCTGGCGACGTCGTACGCCCTGCACTTCGCGCAGGAAGGGCTCGTCTCGAAGCTGCACGACATCGCCGAGGACGCGCCGGAGGAGGAGCAGCGAGAGCTGGAATCGCGCGCCGCCGGCATCAAGGCGGTCTCGACCTGGCACGCGACGGCGACCATCCAGGCGGCCCGGGAGGCATGTGGCGGCTCCGGCTATCTCTCGGAGAACCTGCTCGCCGGGCTGAAGGCCGACACGGACGTCTTCACCACCTTCGAGGGTGACAACACCGTGCTGCTGCAGCTGGTCGCGAAGGGTTTGCTGACCAGCTACAAGGACCACTTCCAGGACCTCAGCCCGCTCGCGACCGCGCGGTTCGTGGCGGAGCAGCTCGTCGAGGCCGTGATCGAACGGACGTCCGCGCGCAAGGTCGTTGAGCGGCTCACCGAAGCCGACGACGGCGACGTCCTCTACTCCCGCGAATGGCACCTGAAGCTGTTCGAAGACCGCGAAGAGCACGTCCTCGGCGGCGTCGCGCAGCGTCTGCGTAAGGCGGGTTCGGACCCCTTCGGCGTCTTTAACGACGCGCAGGACCACGTGCTGCGCGCCGGACGAGCGCACGTCGATCGGGTGGTGCTGGAAGCGTTCGTCGACGCCATCGAACGCTGTGCCGACGCGGAGGCCCGCGAGCTGCTGGAGCGGGTCTGCGACCTCTACGCGCTCGCGAACATCGAGGCGGATCGCGGCTGGTTCCTCGAACACGGACGCCTGACGTCCGGGCGCTCGAAGGCCGTCACCGCCGCGGTGAACGCGCTGTGCGCCGACCTGCGCCCGCACGCGCGGACCCTCGTGGACGCCTTCGCTATCCCCGAGCCGTACCTAGCGGCTCCGATGCTGCGGGACTGA
- a CDS encoding potassium channel family protein has translation MWEKRMEWPLNAAAVLFLAAYAWPILQPSLGHTGRVWCEVVTWLAWAVFALDYAVRLKHAEDKRVFLKNNVFDLLIIVLPLIRQLRLLRLVTVLNVLNRNAGLSLRGRVVVYTVGATALIVFCSALAVLDAERAVPDAPITDFPDAVWWSITTITTVGYGDRYPVSGTGRIVAVGLMVAGIALLGVVTATLASWLIRRVTEADENAQAVTREHLDELTREVKALRAELAEQRAEVSPAASEPLGTARG, from the coding sequence ATGTGGGAAAAGCGGATGGAGTGGCCGCTCAACGCCGCCGCCGTACTGTTCCTGGCCGCGTACGCCTGGCCGATCCTCCAGCCCTCGCTCGGGCACACCGGGCGGGTCTGGTGCGAGGTCGTCACCTGGCTCGCGTGGGCGGTCTTCGCCCTCGACTACGCCGTCCGCCTCAAGCACGCCGAGGACAAACGGGTCTTCCTGAAGAACAACGTCTTCGACCTGCTGATCATCGTGCTCCCGCTGATCCGGCAGCTGCGGCTGCTCCGGCTGGTCACGGTGCTCAACGTCCTCAACCGCAACGCCGGCCTGTCGCTGCGCGGGCGCGTCGTGGTCTACACCGTGGGCGCGACGGCGCTCATCGTGTTCTGTTCGGCGCTCGCCGTGCTCGACGCCGAGCGCGCCGTGCCGGACGCGCCGATCACCGACTTCCCGGACGCGGTGTGGTGGTCGATCACGACGATCACCACGGTCGGCTACGGCGACCGCTACCCCGTCAGCGGCACCGGCCGGATCGTCGCGGTCGGGCTCATGGTGGCGGGGATCGCCCTGCTCGGTGTGGTCACCGCGACGCTCGCGTCGTGGCTGATCCGCCGGGTGACCGAAGCCGACGAGAACGCGCAGGCCGTGACCCGCGAGCATCTCGACGAGCTGACCCGCGAGGTCAAGGCGTTGCGGGCCGAGCTCGCCGAGCAGCGCGCCGAGGTCAGTCCCGCAGCATCGGAGCCGCTAGGTACGGCTCGGGGATAG
- a CDS encoding 3' terminal RNA ribose 2'-O-methyltransferase Hen1: MLLTMTTTRNPATDLGFLLHKHPEKAQSLTLSAGTAHVFYPEAADERCTVSLLVEIDPVDLVRGGGTSLTQYVNDRPYAGGSYLAVALRAAFTTALAGRCANRPELVDERFPLEIRVPSLTARGGAEVVHKLFEPLGWQVEAKVVPLDPEFPQWGDSRYVDLRLTGTQRVVDALRHLYVLLPALDGDKHYWIGQDEADKLLRVGEGWLAGHPERDLITNRYLERRRPIVSYALDRLAEADDVPAEAEARVTEQPDRPEPLAVQRQGSVLAALRAAGARRVLDLGCGGGALLRVLQKEPSFTEIVGVDVSASALDIAEKRLKDKSRITLKQSALTYADPSLAGYDAAVLMEVIEHVDEERLPALEHAVFGVAAPRTVLVTTPNAEYNRHFEFLEEGRFRHADHRFEWTREQFRTWAEGVAARRGYDVRHLPVGQESQESGPPTQMAVFTSRKEAVA, encoded by the coding sequence GTGCTCCTGACCATGACCACCACCCGGAACCCGGCCACCGACCTCGGCTTTCTCCTGCACAAGCATCCGGAGAAGGCGCAATCGCTCACGCTCTCGGCCGGGACGGCGCACGTCTTCTACCCGGAGGCGGCCGACGAGCGCTGCACCGTTTCCCTGCTGGTCGAGATCGACCCGGTCGACCTCGTGCGCGGCGGCGGCACGTCGCTGACCCAGTACGTCAACGACCGCCCGTACGCGGGCGGCTCGTATCTGGCGGTGGCGCTGCGGGCCGCCTTCACCACGGCGCTGGCCGGCCGGTGCGCGAACCGGCCGGAGCTGGTCGACGAGCGTTTCCCGCTGGAGATCCGGGTCCCGTCGCTGACCGCGCGCGGCGGCGCAGAGGTCGTCCACAAGCTCTTCGAACCGCTCGGCTGGCAGGTCGAGGCGAAGGTCGTCCCGCTCGATCCCGAATTCCCGCAGTGGGGCGATTCCCGCTACGTCGATCTCCGGCTGACCGGCACGCAGCGTGTCGTCGACGCGTTGCGGCACCTGTACGTGCTGCTGCCCGCGCTCGACGGCGACAAGCATTACTGGATCGGCCAGGACGAAGCGGACAAGCTGCTGCGCGTCGGTGAAGGCTGGCTCGCCGGGCATCCGGAACGCGACCTGATCACCAACCGGTACCTCGAACGACGTCGCCCGATCGTCTCGTACGCGCTCGACCGGCTCGCCGAGGCGGACGACGTGCCGGCCGAAGCCGAGGCCAGGGTCACCGAGCAGCCGGACCGGCCCGAACCGCTGGCCGTCCAGCGTCAGGGCAGTGTGCTCGCGGCGCTCCGGGCGGCGGGCGCACGGCGTGTGCTCGACCTCGGCTGCGGTGGTGGCGCGTTGCTGCGCGTGTTGCAGAAGGAGCCGTCGTTCACCGAGATCGTCGGTGTCGACGTTTCCGCGAGCGCACTCGACATCGCCGAAAAGCGACTGAAGGACAAGTCGCGAATCACCCTGAAGCAGTCCGCGCTGACCTACGCGGATCCGTCGCTGGCCGGCTACGACGCGGCCGTGCTGATGGAGGTGATCGAGCACGTCGACGAGGAGCGCCTGCCCGCGCTGGAGCACGCCGTGTTCGGGGTCGCCGCGCCGCGCACGGTGCTCGTCACGACGCCGAACGCCGAGTACAACCGGCACTTCGAATTCCTCGAAGAAGGCCGGTTCCGGCACGCCGACCACCGTTTCGAGTGGACACGCGAGCAGTTCCGTACGTGGGCCGAAGGAGTCGCGGCACGGCGCGGCTACGACGTCCGCCACCTGCCGGTGGGACAGGAGTCCCAGGAATCAGGACCGCCGACCCAAATGGCGGTCTTCACGTCTCGAAAGGAGGCCGTGGCATGA